The following are from one region of the Lineus longissimus chromosome 19, tnLinLong1.2, whole genome shotgun sequence genome:
- the LOC135502733 gene encoding dyslexia-associated protein KIAA0319-like protein isoform X6, with the protein MACTVNKNSLMWCGLLVPSMAMRFRMCWITIMLVVMNFVIGSHANLCTNPSLPAINKVTFEHSTPKGGMAAGNYTKDPYALDFASCVISCCEQPSCNVVFMFDTVCYLIECNVSDPSGCDPKYRKDDKFQKTYVVLVREIAELTDLVNSHNTQSVNKKPKEPDHTQESPKSTTNAASSLPSRKKDISCIYGLKDECEPHEECTPKNSRTRSGLCHCVEGYTRDTASGWCLSDSRERTSGTTADQSSMLPTPEKKSGNTSGTPPPTTTTTKITPTSPPGSVTTVSSENKQSKTVNPGVMQLVVSAGKNQKIQLPKNEATLSAYVVPEAAEGEPYQYLWTLIAHPDGAETGTMQGKNTNKLKLSNVIAGLYTFEVEVTAPGKYGKSTVNVTVLPVTRINQSPVAVIKPPFQEIQLPNSAVLDGSESTDDDKIVKYNWEEVLGPLEEQKLENSDKPMLMLPKLAPGKYRFKLTVTDSDGATDSTVANVTALKEVDYPPQANAGSNIIISLPQNSAILYGNKSTDDHGIVGYEWIKKSDGKNELTADVKGVRSPNLQLNNLEVGDYTFTLKVTDTGGMTSTADVHVFVRPEQNQPPLANAGEDTDVILPKTSAILDGSKSTDDQQIVRYQWTQISGPGGLAIQDADKAVATVTNLKLGDYQFRLTVFDVEKVQAEDSVKIHVKENGNLAPTADAGGDKIVYLPRHTIFVDGSKSTDDKGITDWLWTRDDASLAAGDIANGSDHQPILQVTNIVAGRYVFILKVTDADGLNNIDTASIIVRQDKEIKNLVEVHVKADLKTFTEANKKSWANQLGLLLHKPSQSGDTQIEIQHIEQWNGDMVIYFYVYIAGRASREIWSGPSVVSILKEKLTKQADMLYYAVSFIDTVVCQNNCSGHGTCDPGTKRCLCDPFWMENFFKAHFLYREYNCDWSILYVIIVAFLIVVALGAFFWSIVCLIRRYRRMRPRKRHRYQLLEEFDDKNSMSMKPKGKMQNSSLMVSESDATSDEETIFVNSKKANGHLRKTNGFLKHTKKLKA; encoded by the exons ATGGCGTGTACAGTAAATAAAAATTCATTAATGTGGTGTGGACTATTGGTGCCCTCAATGGCCATGAGATTCAGAATGTGTTGGATTACGATTATGTTGGTGGTGATGAACTTTGTTATAG GTTCACACGCCAACCTTTGCACCAATCCCTCGCTTCCCGCCATTAACAAAGTGACATTTGAACATTCCACGCCGAAGGGGGGCATGGCCGCGGGGAACTACACAAAGGATCCTTACGCCCTTGATTTTGCGAGCTGCGTAATCTCATGTTGCGAGCAGCCATCTTGTAACGTTGTGTTTATGTTCGATACGGTTTGTTATCTGATCGAGTGCAATGTTTCTGATCCGTCGGGATGTGATCCAAAGTATCGAAAAGATGACAAGTTCCAGAAGACATATGTCGTATTGGTGCGGGAAATTGCAG AACTAACTGATCTGGTCAACAGTCATAATACGCAATCCGTCAACAAAAAACCCAAAGAACCCGACCATACTCAGGAATCTCCAAAATCGACGACGAACGCAGCGTCAAGTCTTCCATCGAGAAAGAAAGATATCTCGTGTATCTATGGCCTCAAGGATGAGTGTGAGCCCCATGAGGAGTGCACGCCCAAGAATTCTCGGACGCGCTCTGGGTTGTGTCATTGTGTTGAGGGGTACACGAGGGATACAGCGTCTGGCTGGTGTCTGTCTGACTCCCGGGAACGTACGTCAGGGACGACGGCTGATCAGTCATCTATGCTG CCGACTCCAGAGAAGAAGAGCGGTAACACCTCAGGGACACCCCCaccaacaacgacaacaacgaaaATTACACCAACCTCGCCACCAG GTTCTGTTACCACGGTTTcctctgaaaataaacaatCAAAAACCGTCAACCCAGGAG TGATGCAGTTGGTCGTGTCTGCCGGCAAGAACCAGAAGATTCAGCTACCGAAGAATGAAGCCACATTGTCAGCATACGTTGTACCAGAGGCAGCAGAAG GTGAGCCGTATCAGTACCTATGGACGCTCATCGCCCACCCAGACGGAGCTGAGACCGGCACAATGCAGGGGAAGAACACCAACAAGCTCAAGCTTTCAAAT GTCATAGCTGGGCTGTATACATTTGAGGTTGAGGTCACAGCCCCTGGCAAGTATGGCAAGTCGACGGTCAATGTCACAGTTTTACCAG TGACGAGAATCAATCAGTCTCCCGTGGCCGTCATCAAACCTCCCTTCCAGGAGATCCAGCTTCCCAACTCGGCTGTCCTCGACGGCTCAGAGAGTACCGATGATGACAAGATTGTGAAATACAACTGGGAGGAGGTGCTGGGCCCGCTCGAGGAACAGAAGTTGGAGAATAGTGATAAACCCATGTTGATGTTACCCAAGCTTGCACCGGGCAAATACAGATTTAA ACTGACTGTTACTGACTCAGATGGAGCAACGGACTCAACAGTTGCGAACGTCACTGCACTGAAAG AGGTTGACTACCCACCGCAGGCGAACGCTGGCTCCAACATTATCATCAGCCTCCCCCAGAACTCAGCCATCCTCTACGGGAACAAGTCAACAGACGATCACGGCATCGTAGGCTACGAATGGATCAAGAAGTCTGACGGCAAGAATGAGCTGACGGCCGATGTGAAAGGTGTGCGGAGCCCGAATCTACAGCTGAATAATTTGGAGGTTGGCGATTATACGTTTACATTGAAAGTGACAGACACCGGAGGAATGACGTCCACGGCAGATGTTCATGTCTTCGTGAGGCCAG AACAAAATCAGCCTCCGTTAGCGAATGCTGGTGAAGATACCGATGTTATCCTACCCAAAACATCGGCCATTTTGGATGGTAGCAAGAGCACGGATGATCAACAGATCGTCAGATACCAGTGGACACAAATCAG TGGCCCTGGAGGTCTAGCGATACAGGATGCAGACAAAGCAGTCGCCACGGTCACCAACCTCAAACTTGGAGACTACCAGTTCCGGCTGACAGTGTTTGATGTGGAGAAGGTTCAGGCTGAGGACTCGGTCAAGATTCATGTCAAAGAAA ATGGTAACCTCGCACCCACAGCTGACGCAGGAGGTGATAAAATCGTATACCTTCCACGGCACACGATATTTGTTGATGGGTCAAAATCTACAGATGATAAAGGGATCACTGATTGGCTGTGGACGAGGGACGATGCAAGCTTGGCAGCTGGG GATATTGCCAATGGTTCTGATCACCAGCCTATCCTTCAAGTCACCAACATCGTCGCAGGACGTTACGTCTTCATTCTGAAAGTCACTGACGCAGATGGCTTGAACAACATCGATACTGCGTCCATTATCGTCAGGCAGGATAAAGAGATTAAAAATCTCGTGGAAGTCCATGTTAAAGCCGATCTGAAGACTTTTACTGAGGCAAATAAG AAAAGTTGGGCAAACCAGCTGGGTTTATTATTACACAAACCATCTCAGAGTGGCGACACTCAGATCGAGATACAGCATATTGAACAATGGAATGGCGA TATGGTCATCTATTTCTACGTTTACATTGCTGGGCGGGCAAGCAGGGAGATCTGGTCCGGACCCAGCGTCGTCTCAATATTAAAAGAGAAACTCACAAAGCAAGCTGATATGCTTTATTATGCTGTATCTTTCATAGATACTGTAG TCTGCCAGAATAACTGTTCCGGACACGGGACGTGTGACCCTGGCACCAAAAGGTGTCTCTGTGATCCATTTTGGATGGAGAACTTTTTCAAGGCACATTTTTTATATCGAGAATATAATTGTG ATTGGAGTATTTTATATGTGATCATCGTCGCCTTCCTCATCGTGGTCGCCCTCGGCGCCTTCTTCTGGAGTATCGTTTGTCTGATTCGGCGCTATCGACGCATGCGGCCGAGGAAACGTCATCGTTATCAACTATTGGAGGAGTTTGATGATAAAAATTCTATGAGCATGAAGCCTAAAG GTAAAATGCAGAATAGCAGTCTCATGGTGTCGGAGTCAGATGCAACGAGTGATGAGGAGACCATCTTTGTGAATAGTAAAAAAGCCAATGGGCATTTACGAAAAACCAACGGATTTCTCAAACATACGAAGAAGTTAAAGGCGTAG
- the LOC135502733 gene encoding dyslexia-associated protein KIAA0319-like protein isoform X1, whose protein sequence is MACTVNKNSLMWCGLLVPSMAMRFRMCWITIMLVVMNFVIGSHANLCTNPSLPAINKVTFEHSTPKGGMAAGNYTKDPYALDFASCVISCCEQPSCNVVFMFDTVCYLIECNVSDPSGCDPKYRKDDKFQKTYVVLVREIADYTYSTTTTPSYDNEANQNGSQGKMNTLLSEIASKLKKHKMNNSSFESLNNVTANMRNISASDNVTASTVTDGVNAQPNVTLSPAASEAPDVVNSTTTSGEASTPSETSPKSPESTAETNEVNSVNRSPVDDMTPMFSDSLKNSSESHTTEMKPVESTTAGSDNVTATGPPKPEFKGSNFSTSSPVNTTGVSSAENSTTLVGTKTSVVENTTGDAGHTSVTETPTSATEAHSGVTKNSSGTTAPDVPPSTTPGTDETHTPSSTESPSSTVTSQGADTTKTTDAEKAADLLSSLKGLLNNDTYAGKSKLNHSADNITVAPPSSHRENHVSSGTSTTKVSPTVKPTTANLEALIKDFVLGNGTTNGSKLTDLVNSHNTQSVNKKPKEPDHTQESPKSTTNAASSLPSRKKDISCIYGLKDECEPHEECTPKNSRTRSGLCHCVEGYTRDTASGWCLSDSRERTSGTTADQSSMLPTPEKKSGNTSGTPPPTTTTTKITPTSPPGSVTTVSSENKQSKTVNPGVMQLVVSAGKNQKIQLPKNEATLSAYVVPEAAEGEPYQYLWTLIAHPDGAETGTMQGKNTNKLKLSNVIAGLYTFEVEVTAPGKYGKSTVNVTVLPVTRINQSPVAVIKPPFQEIQLPNSAVLDGSESTDDDKIVKYNWEEVLGPLEEQKLENSDKPMLMLPKLAPGKYRFKLTVTDSDGATDSTVANVTALKEVDYPPQANAGSNIIISLPQNSAILYGNKSTDDHGIVGYEWIKKSDGKNELTADVKGVRSPNLQLNNLEVGDYTFTLKVTDTGGMTSTADVHVFVRPEQNQPPLANAGEDTDVILPKTSAILDGSKSTDDQQIVRYQWTQISGPGGLAIQDADKAVATVTNLKLGDYQFRLTVFDVEKVQAEDSVKIHVKENGNLAPTADAGGDKIVYLPRHTIFVDGSKSTDDKGITDWLWTRDDASLAAGDIANGSDHQPILQVTNIVAGRYVFILKVTDADGLNNIDTASIIVRQDKEIKNLVEVHVKADLKTFTEANKKSWANQLGLLLHKPSQSGDTQIEIQHIEQWNGDMVIYFYVYIAGRASREIWSGPSVVSILKEKLTKQADMLYYAVSFIDTVVCQNNCSGHGTCDPGTKRCLCDPFWMENFFKAHFLYREYNCDWSILYVIIVAFLIVVALGAFFWSIVCLIRRYRRMRPRKRHRYQLLEEFDDKNSMSMKPKGKMQNSSLMVSESDATSDEETIFVNSKKANGHLRKTNGFLKHTKKLKA, encoded by the exons ATGGCGTGTACAGTAAATAAAAATTCATTAATGTGGTGTGGACTATTGGTGCCCTCAATGGCCATGAGATTCAGAATGTGTTGGATTACGATTATGTTGGTGGTGATGAACTTTGTTATAG GTTCACACGCCAACCTTTGCACCAATCCCTCGCTTCCCGCCATTAACAAAGTGACATTTGAACATTCCACGCCGAAGGGGGGCATGGCCGCGGGGAACTACACAAAGGATCCTTACGCCCTTGATTTTGCGAGCTGCGTAATCTCATGTTGCGAGCAGCCATCTTGTAACGTTGTGTTTATGTTCGATACGGTTTGTTATCTGATCGAGTGCAATGTTTCTGATCCGTCGGGATGTGATCCAAAGTATCGAAAAGATGACAAGTTCCAGAAGACATATGTCGTATTGGTGCGGGAAATTGCAG ATTACACGTACTCCACCACCACAACGCCCTCTTACGACAATGAAGCAAACCAGAACGGTTCGCAAGGTAAAATGAATACTCTCCTGTCCGAGATTGCTTCGAAGTTAAAAAAGCACAAGATGAACAATTCCTCATTTGAGAGTTTGAATAACGTAACTGCGAATATGAGAAATATCAGTGCATCTGACAATGTGACTGCTAGCACAGTAACTGATGGCGTAAACGCTCAGCCTAATGTAACGCTTAGTCCTGCTGCCTCTGAGGCTCCTGATGTTGTTAACAGCACTACGACTTCTGGAGAGGCATCTACTCCGAGTGAGACATCACCAAAGTCACCAGAGAGCACAGCCGAAACTAACGAAGTGAATAGTGTGAATCGCAGCCCAGTGGATGATATGACGCCAATGTTTTCCGATTCTCTGAAAAATAGCAGTGAAAGTCATACGACAGAGATGAAACCAGTGGAAAGTACTACGGCTGGTTCCGACAACGTTACAGCGACTGGTCCTCCTAAACCAGAATTTAAAGGCAGCAACTTTTCAACGAGTAGTCCTGTGAATACCACGGGTGTTAGCAGTGCAGAAAACTCGACTACTCTTGTGGGAACTAAGACTAGTGTTGTGGAGAACACTACTGGTGATGCAGGCCACACCAGTGTTACAGAAACTCCCACGAGTGCTACTGAAGCACATTCTGGAGTCACAAAGAATAGCTCAGGTACTACAGCACCAGACGTCCCACCAAGTACGACACCAGGGACAGACGAGACTCATACTCCCAGTAGTACTGAGTCACCGAGCAGTACAGTGACATCTCAAGGAGCTGACACGACAAAGACGACGGATGCAGAGAAGGCCGCAGATCTGTTGAGCTCTTTGAAAGGCTTGCTAAACAATGACACCTATGCTGGTAAGAGTAAGCTAAATCATAGTGCAGATAACATCACTGTGGCGCCCCCTAGTAGCCATAGAGAGAACCATGTATCATCGGGGACAAGTACGACCAAGGTTTCCCCGACTGTAAAGCCTACCACAGCAAATTTGGAAGCGCTGATCAAAG ATTTTGTTTTAGGCAATGGAACGACCAATGGGAGCA AACTAACTGATCTGGTCAACAGTCATAATACGCAATCCGTCAACAAAAAACCCAAAGAACCCGACCATACTCAGGAATCTCCAAAATCGACGACGAACGCAGCGTCAAGTCTTCCATCGAGAAAGAAAGATATCTCGTGTATCTATGGCCTCAAGGATGAGTGTGAGCCCCATGAGGAGTGCACGCCCAAGAATTCTCGGACGCGCTCTGGGTTGTGTCATTGTGTTGAGGGGTACACGAGGGATACAGCGTCTGGCTGGTGTCTGTCTGACTCCCGGGAACGTACGTCAGGGACGACGGCTGATCAGTCATCTATGCTG CCGACTCCAGAGAAGAAGAGCGGTAACACCTCAGGGACACCCCCaccaacaacgacaacaacgaaaATTACACCAACCTCGCCACCAG GTTCTGTTACCACGGTTTcctctgaaaataaacaatCAAAAACCGTCAACCCAGGAG TGATGCAGTTGGTCGTGTCTGCCGGCAAGAACCAGAAGATTCAGCTACCGAAGAATGAAGCCACATTGTCAGCATACGTTGTACCAGAGGCAGCAGAAG GTGAGCCGTATCAGTACCTATGGACGCTCATCGCCCACCCAGACGGAGCTGAGACCGGCACAATGCAGGGGAAGAACACCAACAAGCTCAAGCTTTCAAAT GTCATAGCTGGGCTGTATACATTTGAGGTTGAGGTCACAGCCCCTGGCAAGTATGGCAAGTCGACGGTCAATGTCACAGTTTTACCAG TGACGAGAATCAATCAGTCTCCCGTGGCCGTCATCAAACCTCCCTTCCAGGAGATCCAGCTTCCCAACTCGGCTGTCCTCGACGGCTCAGAGAGTACCGATGATGACAAGATTGTGAAATACAACTGGGAGGAGGTGCTGGGCCCGCTCGAGGAACAGAAGTTGGAGAATAGTGATAAACCCATGTTGATGTTACCCAAGCTTGCACCGGGCAAATACAGATTTAA ACTGACTGTTACTGACTCAGATGGAGCAACGGACTCAACAGTTGCGAACGTCACTGCACTGAAAG AGGTTGACTACCCACCGCAGGCGAACGCTGGCTCCAACATTATCATCAGCCTCCCCCAGAACTCAGCCATCCTCTACGGGAACAAGTCAACAGACGATCACGGCATCGTAGGCTACGAATGGATCAAGAAGTCTGACGGCAAGAATGAGCTGACGGCCGATGTGAAAGGTGTGCGGAGCCCGAATCTACAGCTGAATAATTTGGAGGTTGGCGATTATACGTTTACATTGAAAGTGACAGACACCGGAGGAATGACGTCCACGGCAGATGTTCATGTCTTCGTGAGGCCAG AACAAAATCAGCCTCCGTTAGCGAATGCTGGTGAAGATACCGATGTTATCCTACCCAAAACATCGGCCATTTTGGATGGTAGCAAGAGCACGGATGATCAACAGATCGTCAGATACCAGTGGACACAAATCAG TGGCCCTGGAGGTCTAGCGATACAGGATGCAGACAAAGCAGTCGCCACGGTCACCAACCTCAAACTTGGAGACTACCAGTTCCGGCTGACAGTGTTTGATGTGGAGAAGGTTCAGGCTGAGGACTCGGTCAAGATTCATGTCAAAGAAA ATGGTAACCTCGCACCCACAGCTGACGCAGGAGGTGATAAAATCGTATACCTTCCACGGCACACGATATTTGTTGATGGGTCAAAATCTACAGATGATAAAGGGATCACTGATTGGCTGTGGACGAGGGACGATGCAAGCTTGGCAGCTGGG GATATTGCCAATGGTTCTGATCACCAGCCTATCCTTCAAGTCACCAACATCGTCGCAGGACGTTACGTCTTCATTCTGAAAGTCACTGACGCAGATGGCTTGAACAACATCGATACTGCGTCCATTATCGTCAGGCAGGATAAAGAGATTAAAAATCTCGTGGAAGTCCATGTTAAAGCCGATCTGAAGACTTTTACTGAGGCAAATAAG AAAAGTTGGGCAAACCAGCTGGGTTTATTATTACACAAACCATCTCAGAGTGGCGACACTCAGATCGAGATACAGCATATTGAACAATGGAATGGCGA TATGGTCATCTATTTCTACGTTTACATTGCTGGGCGGGCAAGCAGGGAGATCTGGTCCGGACCCAGCGTCGTCTCAATATTAAAAGAGAAACTCACAAAGCAAGCTGATATGCTTTATTATGCTGTATCTTTCATAGATACTGTAG TCTGCCAGAATAACTGTTCCGGACACGGGACGTGTGACCCTGGCACCAAAAGGTGTCTCTGTGATCCATTTTGGATGGAGAACTTTTTCAAGGCACATTTTTTATATCGAGAATATAATTGTG ATTGGAGTATTTTATATGTGATCATCGTCGCCTTCCTCATCGTGGTCGCCCTCGGCGCCTTCTTCTGGAGTATCGTTTGTCTGATTCGGCGCTATCGACGCATGCGGCCGAGGAAACGTCATCGTTATCAACTATTGGAGGAGTTTGATGATAAAAATTCTATGAGCATGAAGCCTAAAG GTAAAATGCAGAATAGCAGTCTCATGGTGTCGGAGTCAGATGCAACGAGTGATGAGGAGACCATCTTTGTGAATAGTAAAAAAGCCAATGGGCATTTACGAAAAACCAACGGATTTCTCAAACATACGAAGAAGTTAAAGGCGTAG